CCCACGGCGGCCCGATTCGAGCCATGGAATCGCCTTCGGGGCAGCGGCAGGGTCGGTCGCTCGCGGGACGGGACGTCGCGGTCGTCGGCGGTGGGTTCGGCGGGCTGTCGGCGGCGTGCTACCTCGCCGACGCGGGGGCCGCGGTCACCGTGCTCGAAAAGAACGACCAGGTCGGCGGGCGCGCCTCGCAGTTCGAACGCGACGGCTTCCGGTTCGACATGGGACCCTCGTGGTATCTGATGCCCGACGTCTTCGAGCGCTTCTTCGGCGCGTTCGGGAAGGAGCCGACCGACTACTACGGCCTCGAGCGCCTCGACCCACACTACCGAGTCTTCTTCAAGGACGGCGACCGGATCGACCTCACGCCCGACCGCGACCAGGTCCGGGCGGTGTTCGAGTCCTACGAGGACGGCGGCGCGGCGGCCTTCGACGACTACCTCGAACGAAGCGAACGGACCTACGAGACCGCCCTGGAGCGGTTCGTCTACACCGACCGACCCCGGTTCCGCGACTGGGTCGATCCCGACGTGATGCGCTCGGCCCCGATCGGGCTGAGCCTGCTGCGCTCGATGGAGTCACACGTCTCGCGGTACTTCGATCACCCGAAGCTCCAGCAGGTCATGCAGTACACCCTCGTCTTTCTGGGCGGCTCCCCGAAGAACACGCCCGCGCTCTATACCATGATGAGCCACGTGGATTTCAACCTCGGCGTCTACTACCCCGAGGGGGGCTACGGCGGCGTCGTGGACGGCATCACCGACCTCGCGCGTGAACTCGGGGTTACATTCGAGACGGGCGCGGAGGTCGCGGAGATCACCAGCAAGCGCGACGGGTTCGTCCTCGACACCGCCGCCGGCGACCACACGACCGACCTCGTAGTGTCGGATGCCGACTACGCACACACCGAGCAGGACCTCCTCCCCGAGCACGAACGCCAGTACTCCGCCGATTACTGGGAGAAGCGAACCCTCGCGCCCTCGGCCTTCCTGCTCTACCTCGGCGTCGAGGGCGACGTCGACCCGCTCGCCCACCATACACTGGTGCTCCCCACCGACTGGGACGGCCACTTCGCGGAGATCTTCGAGAAACCGGCGTGGCCCGACGACCCGGCCTACTACCTGTGTGTGCCCTCGCAGACCGACGACACCGTGGCTCCGGATGGGCACTCGAACCTCTTCGCGCTCGTGCCGATAGCACCCGGCCTCGACGACACGCCCGCGATCCGCGAGGAGTACCGGCAAAAAGTCCTCGACGACATCGCCGAGAACACCGGCGTCGAGCTCACCGAGCGGATCGTCGTGGAGGAGACCTTCTCGGTCGACGACTTCGCCGAGCGGTACAACAGCCTTCGGGGGACCGCCCTCGGCCTCGCCCACACCCTCAGCCAGACCGCGCTGTTCCGCCCGCCTCACAGGTCGAAGGCGCTTCCCGGACTCTACTTCGCGGGCGGGTACACCACCCCCGGGATCGGCGTGCCGATGTGCCTCGTGAGCGGCGAGCACGCCGCCGAGGCCGTGATCGACGACCACGCCCGATGAGCGTCGCGGAGCGCGTCCGCCGGGGGGTGAGCCGCCTCGGGCGAGCCGTGCCACCGGACTCGCTCGCCGGCTACCTCCTCCGGCTCTCGCGCCCGCGCTTCTGGCTCTATCTGGCCGGGCCGGTGGCCGTCGGCGCGGTCTACGCCGCGTCCGCGCCCGCCGACCTCCTCTCTCCCACGGCCCTCGCGCTGTTCGCCTACTTCCTGGTCCCCGCGAACGTCTTCCTCTACGGCGTCAACGACGTCTTCGACGCCGACATCGACGCCGAGAACCCGAAGAAGGGAGGTCGGGAGGTTCGCTACACGGGGGACCGAGCCGTGCTCGCCGCCGTCGCGGTGAGCGGCCTGCTGATGCTCGGTTTCGTGCCCGTCCTCCCCTTCCCCGCGCTCGTCGCGCTCGCGGGCTTCGCCTTCCTCGCGGTCGAGTACAGTGCCCCACCCTTCCGGTTCAAGACGACCCCGCTGCTCGATTCGGTCTCGAACGGCCTCTACATCCTGCCCGGCGTCGTGGCCTACGCCGCGCTCGCCGGCGACCTCCCGCCGCTCGCCGCCGTCCTCGGGGGGTGGCTCTGGGCGATGGGGATGCACACCTTCTCGGCGATCCCCGACATCGGCCCGGACAGGCGAGCGGGGATCCGGACGACGGCCACCGCGCTCGGCGAGCGCCGGACCTACGCCTACTGTGGCGCGTGCTGGCTCGCGGCTGCGGTCGCCTTCTCCCTCGTCCACGTCCTGCTCGGGGCGCTCTTGCTCGCGTATCCCGTTTTGGTGGCCGCCATCGCGCGCTCGGCGGTCGACGTCGAGCGCGCCTACTGGTGGTATCCGGTCGTGAACACGGTCGTGGGAATGATACTGAGCCTCGGCGGCGTCTGGGTGTTGGTGGTCGGTGGCTGAGTCCTCCCTCGGGACGGCCACGGCCCGGGAGCGCATCGAGGCGCGGCTCGACCGGCTCGTCGCCGAGAACCGGTTCACCATCGCGGTGGTGTTCCCGGCCGTCGGCGCAGTCCTCCTGCTCGCGAGCGCCGCGGACCTCGTCGGCCCGCCGCTCCAGTTCAACCCCGGCCTCATCCTCCTCGGAACGCTCGTGATGCGCCTCCCGCTGGTGGCGGGGGTCGCGCCGCTGGTCGACCGCCAGGCCGCCGTCGGCATCGGCGCGCTCGTGGCCTACGCCTTCGGCATCGAGCTCGTCGGCGTGACGACCGGCTGGCCCTACGGCGAGTTCGAGTACCTCGTCGAGCTCGGGCCGATGCTGTTCGGGCAGGTGCCGCTCGGCCTCCCGGTCTTCTTCCTCCCGCTGGTGCTCAACAGCTACCTCCTCTGTCTGCTCCTGCTCGGCGAGCGGGCGCGAAACCGCGCCGTCCGACTCGTCGCGGTCATCGTCACGGTCCTGTTGGTCGACGTGGTGCTCGACCCCGGCGCGGTCGCGGTCGGCTTCTGGAGCTACTCCGGGGGAGTCTTCTACGGCGTCCCGGTCTCGAACTACCTCGGGTGGGTGCTCTCGGCGACGGTCTCGGTCGTCGTCCTCGACTTCTCGTTCGACCGCGCCCGCCTCACCCGCCGGCTCGAAGACTGCGAGTTCATGCTCGACGACCTCGTGAGTTTCGTGGTGCTCTGGGGGTCGGTCAACGCCGTCTTCGGCAACTGGATCCCCCTGCTGGTCGCCGTCGCCCTCGGGGCGGGTCTCGTGGTGACCGATCGATTCGACGTTCCGGTCCGGTCGACGGCCGAAGGATAGGAAAAGAGCCTCGTTCGTCAGCGCATCGGGGCCGCGCCCTCGGGCCCGTGGTGGCGCGTCGGAACGTGCGCGACCGTGCTGACCTTCGCGAAGACGGCGTCGGGGTCCTTGTTCCAGAGCCAGTGCCACCGGGTGCGCGCGAGCAAGGAGAGCTTCCGCGCCGTGCTCAGTTCGGGCGTCGCCGAGAGCACGTCGTAGTCGCGCTCGCGGATCAGCCGATGGTGGTCGGCGTAGAGCACCGCGGCGAGGAGGACCGGGAACTGGCAGTCCTGCGGGAGGTACTTGATGCCCGCGACGCCCTCGCGGTAGCGCTCCTCCGTGCGCCGAAGCTCGCTCGCCATCAGCGTCGCGAAGTCGTCGTCCATCTCGAAGCGCTCGATCTGATCCTCGGTGACGCCGTGTTCGTCGCGCACGGTCTGCGGGAGGTAGATCCGGTCGCGCTCGATCACGTCCTCGCGGACGTCGCGCAGGAAGTTGGTGAGCTGGAAGGCCTCGCCGAGCGTGCGGGCGTGGGGTCGGGCGGTGTCGGGGTCGTCCGGGTCCATCACCGCGGTCATCATCTCGCCGACCGCGGCCGCGGAGCCACCCATGTAGGTGTCGAGTTCGTCGTGGTCGGCGTAGCGGCGTTTCGTGATGTCGGTCGCCATCGCGTCGACGAACTCGTCGACGGCGGCCTCGGGGA
The Halococcus hamelinensis 100A6 genome window above contains:
- the cruF gene encoding bisanhydrobacterioruberin hydratase, which translates into the protein MAESSLGTATARERIEARLDRLVAENRFTIAVVFPAVGAVLLLASAADLVGPPLQFNPGLILLGTLVMRLPLVAGVAPLVDRQAAVGIGALVAYAFGIELVGVTTGWPYGEFEYLVELGPMLFGQVPLGLPVFFLPLVLNSYLLCLLLLGERARNRAVRLVAVIVTVLLVDVVLDPGAVAVGFWSYSGGVFYGVPVSNYLGWVLSATVSVVVLDFSFDRARLTRRLEDCEFMLDDLVSFVVLWGSVNAVFGNWIPLLVAVALGAGLVVTDRFDVPVRSTAEG
- a CDS encoding phytoene desaturase family protein, translated to MESPSGQRQGRSLAGRDVAVVGGGFGGLSAACYLADAGAAVTVLEKNDQVGGRASQFERDGFRFDMGPSWYLMPDVFERFFGAFGKEPTDYYGLERLDPHYRVFFKDGDRIDLTPDRDQVRAVFESYEDGGAAAFDDYLERSERTYETALERFVYTDRPRFRDWVDPDVMRSAPIGLSLLRSMESHVSRYFDHPKLQQVMQYTLVFLGGSPKNTPALYTMMSHVDFNLGVYYPEGGYGGVVDGITDLARELGVTFETGAEVAEITSKRDGFVLDTAAGDHTTDLVVSDADYAHTEQDLLPEHERQYSADYWEKRTLAPSAFLLYLGVEGDVDPLAHHTLVLPTDWDGHFAEIFEKPAWPDDPAYYLCVPSQTDDTVAPDGHSNLFALVPIAPGLDDTPAIREEYRQKVLDDIAENTGVELTERIVVEETFSVDDFAERYNSLRGTALGLAHTLSQTALFRPPHRSKALPGLYFAGGYTTPGIGVPMCLVSGEHAAEAVIDDHAR
- a CDS encoding phytoene/squalene synthase family protein, which translates into the protein MVDGTQLAESKAIHRRTGTTFYVATRLLPERVRHATYVLYAFFRVADEVVDDPDGPPPDEQRDRLEAIRRAALGEDTDDSVLAAFSELRDQYRIPEAAVDEFVDAMATDITKRRYADHDELDTYMGGSAAAVGEMMTAVMDPDDPDTARPHARTLGEAFQLTNFLRDVREDVIERDRIYLPQTVRDEHGVTEDQIERFEMDDDFATLMASELRRTEERYREGVAGIKYLPQDCQFPVLLAAVLYADHHRLIRERDYDVLSATPELSTARKLSLLARTRWHWLWNKDPDAVFAKVSTVAHVPTRHHGPEGAAPMR
- a CDS encoding prenyltransferase → MSVAERVRRGVSRLGRAVPPDSLAGYLLRLSRPRFWLYLAGPVAVGAVYAASAPADLLSPTALALFAYFLVPANVFLYGVNDVFDADIDAENPKKGGREVRYTGDRAVLAAVAVSGLLMLGFVPVLPFPALVALAGFAFLAVEYSAPPFRFKTTPLLDSVSNGLYILPGVVAYAALAGDLPPLAAVLGGWLWAMGMHTFSAIPDIGPDRRAGIRTTATALGERRTYAYCGACWLAAAVAFSLVHVLLGALLLAYPVLVAAIARSAVDVERAYWWYPVVNTVVGMILSLGGVWVLVVGG